The uncultured Hyphomonas sp. genome includes a window with the following:
- a CDS encoding acyl-CoA dehydrogenase family protein gives MPFDAEIRDALIEQVRRFVTEKCVPAEAEVSENDEVPQSIVDEMKNLGLFGIAVPEEYGGLQLDMETECLVAFELGQTSPAFRSVAGTNIGIGSQALVLFGTEEQKSKWLPGVASGDLIASFALTEPEAGSDAGSLTTKAIRDGDHYVFNGTKRYITNANKADIFTVMARTDPDTPGAKGVSAFVVERDTPGVSVGVPEKKMGQQGAHICDVIFDNARVPASNMIGKEGEGFKVAMSVLDKGRLHISAVATGVSKRLIREMVNYALERKQFGKPIMEHQMIQAMIADSQAETYAAECMIMDAARRRDAGEDVTLLASSTKLFATEACGRVADRAVQVFGGAGYVSDYGIERFYRDVRIFRLYEGTSQIQQIIIARELARAAKKGTL, from the coding sequence ATGCCGTTCGACGCCGAGATCCGGGACGCACTGATTGAACAGGTGCGCCGCTTTGTGACCGAGAAATGCGTGCCGGCAGAGGCCGAAGTCTCAGAGAATGACGAGGTGCCGCAGTCGATCGTCGACGAGATGAAGAATCTCGGCCTCTTTGGCATTGCCGTGCCGGAGGAATATGGCGGCCTGCAGCTGGACATGGAGACCGAATGCCTCGTCGCGTTTGAGCTCGGCCAGACCTCTCCGGCCTTCCGCTCCGTCGCGGGCACGAATATCGGCATCGGCTCGCAGGCCCTCGTCCTGTTTGGCACCGAGGAGCAGAAATCGAAATGGCTGCCGGGCGTCGCCTCGGGGGACCTGATCGCCAGTTTCGCGCTGACAGAGCCGGAAGCCGGCTCCGATGCCGGCAGCCTGACGACCAAGGCCATCCGCGACGGTGACCATTACGTCTTCAACGGCACCAAGCGCTACATCACCAACGCCAACAAGGCCGACATCTTCACCGTCATGGCCCGCACAGACCCGGACACGCCCGGCGCCAAAGGTGTCTCGGCCTTTGTGGTCGAGCGGGACACGCCCGGCGTTTCCGTCGGCGTGCCGGAGAAGAAGATGGGCCAGCAGGGCGCGCATATCTGCGACGTGATCTTTGACAATGCCCGCGTTCCGGCCAGCAACATGATCGGCAAGGAAGGCGAGGGCTTCAAGGTGGCGATGAGCGTGCTGGACAAGGGCCGCCTGCACATCTCCGCCGTCGCGACCGGCGTCTCCAAACGCCTGATCCGCGAAATGGTCAACTATGCGCTGGAACGCAAACAGTTCGGCAAGCCGATCATGGAACACCAGATGATCCAGGCGATGATCGCCGACAGCCAGGCCGAGACCTATGCGGCCGAGTGCATGATCATGGATGCCGCCCGCCGCCGCGATGCGGGCGAGGATGTCACCCTGCTCGCTTCCTCCACGAAACTGTTCGCCACAGAGGCGTGCGGCCGCGTGGCTGATCGCGCGGTGCAGGTATTTGGCGGCGCAGGCTATGTCTCCGACTATGGCATTGAGCGCTTCTACCGCGACGTGCGCATCTTCCGCCTCTATGAAGGCACCAGCCAGATCCAGCAGATCATCATCGCCCGCGAACTGGCGCGGGCCGCGAAGAAAGGCACCCTGTAA
- a CDS encoding GIY-YIG nuclease family protein — MESYWVYILASKKGGAIYVGVTSDLLGRVWQHRQGTYGGHTKKYHIRRLVWFEEFPNPEDAIAFEKKLKRWRRAWKDELIVRENPEWLDLYDQLVRE; from the coding sequence ATGGAATCCTACTGGGTCTATATTCTGGCGTCGAAAAAGGGTGGCGCGATCTATGTCGGTGTCACCAGCGACCTGCTGGGCCGCGTCTGGCAGCACCGTCAGGGCACCTATGGCGGGCACACAAAGAAGTATCACATCCGGCGCCTGGTCTGGTTTGAGGAATTCCCCAATCCGGAAGACGCAATCGCCTTCGAGAAGAAACTCAAACGCTGGCGCAGGGCCTGGAAAGACGAACTGATTGTCCGGGAGAACCCGGAATGGCTGGATCTTTACGACCAGCTTGTGAGGGAGTGA
- a CDS encoding PaaI family thioesterase, whose translation MTKTIMTSGEFEGWTTWEDEPFEHDTAGPFYFRVDEKGPVAAFRVAHKHMNAGGVVHGGCLMSFADFSLFALGHEAMEGAYGVTVAFNAEFISGALEGERLEARGDVLRKGGSLSFIRGIISGEDGRPVMNFSGTIKKRKQS comes from the coding sequence ATGACCAAAACCATCATGACATCCGGAGAGTTTGAAGGCTGGACCACATGGGAGGACGAACCCTTCGAGCATGACACGGCCGGGCCGTTCTATTTCCGGGTCGATGAGAAGGGGCCGGTCGCTGCTTTCCGGGTGGCGCACAAGCACATGAATGCCGGCGGCGTGGTGCATGGCGGCTGTCTGATGAGCTTCGCGGACTTCTCCCTCTTCGCCCTCGGGCATGAGGCGATGGAGGGCGCCTATGGCGTGACCGTGGCCTTCAACGCCGAATTCATCAGCGGCGCTCTGGAAGGCGAACGCCTCGAAGCGCGCGGCGACGTGCTGCGCAAGGGCGGCTCGCTGAGCTTCATCCGGGGAATCATAAGCGGAGAGGACGGCCGGCCGGTCATGAACTTCTCCGGCACCATCAAAAAGAGGAAACAGTCATGA
- a CDS encoding SDR family NAD(P)-dependent oxidoreductase — MSQPPYEALSRSIKGKTALITGAASGMGRATAHLFAREGANVAVTDLKQENVDKVVEEIKAAGIDHVKGWAMDVSDAATIKRVIDEAAAHFGGLEILVNNAGFAIPANIAEESYEDSWGPSINVMLTSHQRAIRAALPYMRKAGYGRIVNVASTEGLGATPGNSPYVAAKHGVIGLTRGLAVDLGREGITVNCICPGPIITGITAGIPDEHKEIYAKRRVPLRRYGIPEEVANITLSCVLPAASFMTGVHIPVDGGLTIKNA, encoded by the coding sequence ATGAGCCAGCCACCCTATGAAGCGCTGTCGCGTTCGATCAAAGGCAAGACCGCCCTCATTACGGGCGCCGCCAGCGGCATGGGCCGGGCGACCGCCCACCTGTTCGCCCGCGAAGGCGCAAACGTCGCCGTCACAGACCTGAAGCAGGAAAACGTCGACAAGGTGGTCGAGGAGATCAAGGCCGCCGGCATCGACCATGTGAAGGGCTGGGCGATGGACGTGTCCGACGCCGCCACGATCAAGCGCGTGATCGACGAGGCCGCAGCCCATTTCGGCGGGCTGGAAATCCTGGTCAATAATGCCGGCTTCGCCATCCCGGCCAATATCGCCGAGGAAAGCTATGAGGACAGCTGGGGCCCCAGCATCAATGTGATGCTGACCAGCCATCAGCGCGCCATCCGCGCGGCGCTGCCCTATATGCGCAAGGCCGGGTATGGCCGGATCGTGAATGTGGCGTCTACGGAAGGTCTGGGCGCGACGCCGGGCAATTCCCCCTATGTCGCCGCCAAGCATGGCGTCATCGGCCTGACCCGCGGCCTCGCCGTGGACCTTGGGCGCGAAGGCATCACGGTGAACTGTATCTGCCCCGGCCCGATTATCACCGGTATCACGGCGGGCATCCCGGATGAGCATAAGGAAATCTACGCCAAGCGCCGCGTGCCGCTGCGCCGTTACGGCATTCCGGAAGAGGTGGCGAACATCACCCTCTCCTGCGTCCTGCCGGCGGCCAGCTTCATGACCGGCGTGCACATCCCGGTCGATGGCGGCCTGACAATTAAAAACGCCTAG